The Pochonia chlamydosporia 170 chromosome 1, whole genome shotgun sequence genome window below encodes:
- a CDS encoding glutamate-1-semialdehyde 2,1-aminomutase (similar to Talaromyces marneffei ATCC 18224 XP_002150372.1) — protein sequence MSPEQGLQVALEQARAKYIQQNPESKKLHTQALEFLPGGNTRAVLHADPFPLYMKAGHGYQVTSEDDKIYTDFTGEFTAALYGHSSPLIKDTIISVVHNVGLNLSGTISAEQALASAICARFNISKLRFTNSGTEANLQALAAARHFTKKRKVVVFGGAYHGGVLGFAGGKPAANNVDVDDWVVAKYNDIESATRAIQSDGVAAVLMEGMQGAGGCIVGTPDFLKGVEEAAKKAGVLFILDEVMTSRMSAHGLSSIRSITPDLKTFGKWLGGGITFGAFGGRADIMAAYDPSRPDALPHSGTFNNNTLAMHTGYTGLTQIYTPSVANEFTQLGSEFIRRLNDVSKGTILCFTGLGTVMTAHFPVYGEKDIHDAADVEESAELKELFWLEMLESGFWLARRGLIALILDTPESELDRFVGVVSEFVSRNAAFLKPRAR from the exons ATGTCTCCTGAGCAGGGACTTCAGGTGGCACTGGAacaagccagagccaaatATATCCAGCAGAACCCCGAATCAAAGAAGCTGCATACCCAGGCATTGGAATTTCTCCCAGGAGGTAATACAAGAGCAGTATTGCATGCGGACCCATTCCCATTGTACATGAAGGCTGGGCACGGATACCAAGTCACCTCTGAAGATGACAAGAT ATATACCGACTTTACTGGGGAGTTCACCGCTGCCCTCTACGGCCACTCGTCCCCCCTCATCAAAGACACTATCATCAGTGTCGTTCACAACGTCGGTCTCAACCTCAGCGGCACCATATCCGCCGAGCAAGCTCTCGCCAGCGCCATATGTGCACGCTTCAACATTTCGAAATTGCGCTTCACAAACTCTGGCACCGAGGCTAATCTGCAAGCCCTCGCTGCTGCGAGGCACTTtaccaagaagcgcaaggtTGTAGTCTTTGGCGGTGCATACCACGGCGGCGTCCTGGGTTTCGCCGGTGGCAAACCAGCCGCTAATaatgttgacgttgacgatTGGGTTGTTGCCAAGTACAACGACATTGAAAGTGCGACGAGGGCTATTCAGAGTGATGGCGTGGCAGCGGTTCTGATGGAAGGCATGCAAGGGGCTGGAGGTTGTATTGTCGGGACTCCCGACTTCTTGAAgggtgttgaagaggctgccaagaag GCCGGCGTTCTCTTCATCCTAGATGAAGTCATGACATCCCGAATGTCTGCCCATGGTCTGTCGTCCATTCGAAGTATCACCCCGGACCTCAAGACGTTTGGCAAGTGgcttggcggcggcatcacGTTTGGCGCTTTTGGTGGCCGAGCAGATATCATGGCTGCGTACGACCCTTCCAGACCCGATGCTCTCCCTCATTCTGGCACTTTTAACAACAACACTCTTGCCATGCACACTGGATATACTGGTCTTACACAGATCTATACGCCATCTGTTGCCAATGAGTTTACTCAGCTAGGGAGTGAGTTTATAAGGCGCCTGAATGATGTGAGCAAGGGCACCATACTTTGCTTCACGGGACTGGGAACCGTCATGACGGCTCATTTTCCAGTGTATGGAGAAAAAGATATTCACGATGCGGCTGATGTCGAAGAGAGTGCCGAGTTGAAGGAGTTGTTCTGGTTGGAAATGCTGGAGAGTGGTTTTTGGTTAGCGAGGCGAGGGTTGATTGCTTTGATTTTGGATACACCAGAGAGTGAGTTGGATAGGTTTGTGGGTGTTGTCAGTGAGTTTGTCTCAAGGAATGCAGCCTTTCTGAAGCCGAGGGCAAGGTAG
- a CDS encoding serine/threonine-protein kinase cot-1 (similar to Aspergillus terreus NIH2624 XP_001213054.1), translating to MDPNGNRLHLNFGNNDRLPVNDRAYPTTPSTFPQPVFPPPNAQQPQGGLQPQQQQYAGGYAPQGYFAQPGAAYPAGYPAQAVNNDYAHAQNGYYQARSNTPGTNDPNVGLANQFSHQNLGGAARVAPRGPSPSQRPRTAGSQPGGYTNYSNVNAPPMPTQSSSAVNEFQAAPERNPDRYGTNANSNQKKCSQLATDFFKDSVKRARERNQRQSELEQKLQDPSQSATRKEQLWSTAGRKEGQYLRFLRTKDKPENYNTVKIIGKGAFGEVKLVQKKGDGKVYAMKSLIKTEMFKKDQLAHVRSERDILAESDSPWVVKLYTTFQDAYFLYMLMEFLPGGDLMTMLIKYEIFSEDITRFYIAEIVLAIEAVHKLGFIHRDIKPDNILLDRGGHVKLTDFGLSTGFHRLHDNNYYQQLLQGRSNRPRDRNSVAIDQINLTVSNRSQINDWRRSRRLMAYSTVGTPDYIAPEIFTGHGYSFDCDWWSLGTIMFECLVGWPPFCAEDSHDTYRKIVNWRQTLYFPDDITLGVEAENLIRSMVCNTENRLGRGGAHEIKNHAFFRGVEFDSLRRIRAPFEPRLTSNIDTTYFPTDEIDQTDNATVLKAQALQQGRQIEESPEMSLPFIGYTFKRFDNNFR from the exons ATGGACCCCAACGGCAATCGCTTGCAtctcaactttggcaacaaTGACCGCCTCCCAGTAAACGACCGAGCATACCCCACGACACCATCGACATTCCCCCAGCCCGTCTTCCCACCGCCCAACGCACAGCAACCCCAAGGCGGCCTTCAgccgcaacaacagcagTATGCTGGCGGATACGCTCCTCAGGGATACTTTGCCCAGCCTGGTGCCGCCTATCCTGCCGGTTATCCTGCCCAGGCCGTGAACAACGACTATGCTCATGCTCAGAATGGCTACTACCAGGCAAGGTCAAATACTCCCGGCACCAATGATCCCAATGTCGGCCTAGCCAACCAGTTCTCCCACCAGAATCTCGGTGGTGCCGCACGAGTTGCTCCTCGCGGTCCCTCTCCGTCGCAACGCCCACGAACTGCTGGTAGCCAACCCGGCGGCTACACCAACTATTCCAATGTCAATGCGCCGCCTATGCCTACGCAAAGTTCGTCTGCCGTGAACGAGTTTCAAGCTGCTCCCGAGAGGAACCCAGACCGCTATGGGACCAacgccaacagcaaccagaAGAAGTGCTCACAGTTGGCTACCGACTTCTTCAAGGACAGCGTCAAGCGGGCTCGTGAGCGCAATCAAAG GCAAAGCGAGCTGGAGCAAAAGCTTCAAGACCCCTCACAGAGTGCCACTAGGAAAGAGCAGCTGTGGTCGACTGCTGGCCGCAAGGAGGGACAGTATCTGCGATTCCTGCGAACCAAGGATAAGCCTGAAAATTACAATACCGTCAAGATCATTGGCAAGGGTGCCTTTGGTGAAGTCAAGCTGgtgcagaagaagggagaCGGCAAGGTGTATGCCATGAAGTCCTTGATCAAGACGGAAATGTTCAAAAAGGACCAGCTCGCTCACGTGCGATCCGAGCGTGACATCCTGGCTGAGTCTGATAGCCCCTGGGTTGTCAAGCTCTACACCACATTCCAGGACGCGTACTTTTTGTACATGCTCATGGAGTTCTTGCCTGGTGGTGATCTGATGACTATGCTTATCAAGTATGAGATTTTCTCAGAAGACATCACTCGATTCTATATAGCCGAAATTGTTCTTGCTATCGAGGCAGTTcacaaacttggcttcaTTCATCG TGATATCAAGCCTGACAACATTCTGCTCGATCGGGGTGGTCACGTCAAGCTGACTGACTTTGGTCTTTCCACGGGCTTCCACCGATTACATGACAACAACTATTACCAGCAGCTTTTGCAAGGACGATCCAATCGTCCCCGTGACAGAAACTCTGTAGCCATTGACCAGATCAACCTTACCGTCAGCAATCGATCGCAAATCAACGACTGGAGACGGTCGCGAAGGCTCATGGCTTACTCGACTGTTGGCACACCCGATTACATCGCCCCCGAGATTTTCACAGGCCATGGATACTCATTCGACTGCGATTGGTGGTCATTGGGTACCATCATGTTCgagtgtctggttggctggccGCCGTTCTGCGCTGAAGATAGCCATGACACCTACCGTAAGATTGTCAACTGGAGGCAGACTCTGTACTTCCCAGATGACATCACACTGGGCGTGGAAGCCGAAAACTTGATCCGAAG CATGGTTTGCAACACTGAAAACCGTCTCGGACGCGGGGGTGCCCATGAAATCAAGAACCACGCCTTCTTCCGTGGTGTCGAATTCGACAGTCTTCGTCGTATCCGAGCGCCGTTTGAGCCTCGTCTGAcatccaacattgacacCACATACTTCCCCACCGACgagattgaccagacggaCAACGCTACCGTCCTCAAGGCGCAGGCATTGCAACAGGGCCGCCAGATTGAAGAATCGCCGGAAATGAGCCTGCCTTTCATCGGATACACCTTTAAGCGATTCGATAACAACTTTCGATAG
- a CDS encoding mitochondrial import inner membrane translocase subunit tim-54 (similar to Cordyceps militaris CM01 XP_006672225.1) yields MDKAQNAEKAPPAASAAPSPPPKPRNPALKMLGLPALPKKLPSRNWMIFWAITGAFTTAIIYDKREKKRATAKWRRAVEPLSRELIGSPNALPRKLTVYLEAPPGDGLRVAQDHFIEYVKPVLSASGLDWEFVQGRQQGDVRAAVAEKIRRSRMADERPGEEVPKTDDSIVEDMRKKMGLQDYEGVKGDIVIGRHAWKEYMRGLHEGWLGPLDAPPLPEPEPAPEPTPVPEPVTAKNESEVGDEKPDGKPDEKPNETKEEEKKPSRPPQPRPHNTIADYESASLPVHIPAEFSPSTPIAFPHRLGFSQTFVRLGRFLNRRKLADDIGREVAAVCFAAARGYREADGQFEQQLVLEQEERDWPKSTWKEEEPPKDEDKKAATEPKKERIWASPMVVDSRIVERMRRFEIQPEDEERARRIVVPEEEVEGWIKGSLRSVWRWGASSWDNKPKGPNVGNLDDD; encoded by the coding sequence ATGGACAAAGCACAAAATGCCGAAAAGGCACCTCCCGCCGCCTCGGCTGCGCCCAGCCCGCCCCCGAAACCTCGCAACCCGGCCCTCAAAATGCTCGGTCTTCCCGCTCTGCCCAAGAAGCTCCCCTCGCGGAATTGGATGATCTTCTGGGCCATCACCGGCGCCTTCACCACAGCCATCATCTACGACAAGCGCGAGAAGAAGCGTGCGACTGCGAAATGGCGCCGCGCCGTCGAGCCCTTGTCCCGTGAGCTCATTGGCTCTCCGAATGCTCTGCCTCGCAAGCTCACCGTCTATCTGGAGGCACCGCCCGGGGATGGGCTGCGCGTCGCTCAGGATCACTTTATCGAGTATGTGAAGCCGGTGCTGTCGGCATCTGGGCTGGACTGGGAGTTTGTCCAGGGAAGACAGCAGGGTGATGTGCGGGCGGCAGTGGCAGAAAAGATTCGTCGGTCGAGAATGGCGGATGAGCGGCCGGGCGAGGAAGTCCCCAAAACGGATGATTCCATCGTCGAGGAtatgaggaagaagatgggatTGCAGGATTATGAAGGCGTCAAGGGCGACATTGTCATTGGCCGTCATGCCTGGAAGGAATATATGCGTGGGCTACATGAAGGCTGGCTTGGCCCCCTGGATGCACCGCCGTTGCCAGAGCCGGAACCAGCACCGGAACCCACGCCCGTCCCAGAGCCAGTTACCGCCAAGAATGAGtctgaagttggtgatgagaaaCCCGATGGGAAACCCGATGAGAAACCCAATGAGAcaaaggaggaggagaagaagccatctCGACCGCCTCAGCCTCGCCCtcacaacaccatcgccgacTACGAATCCGCCTCTCTCCCCGTACACATCCCCGCTGAATTCTCACCCTCAACACCCATCGCTTTCCCCCACCGCCTAGGCTTCAGCCAGACCTTTGTCCGGCTAGGCCGCTTCCTCAACCGCCGCAAGCTTGCTGACGATATTGGCCGCGAGGTAGCCGCCGTCTGTTTCGCCGCCGCCCGTGGCTACCGTGAGGCAGACGGCCAattcgagcagcagctcgtGCTGGAGCAGGAGGAGCGGGACTGGCCCAAGAGCACATGGAAAGAGGAGGAGCCTCCCAAGGAcgaggacaagaaggctgccaCTGAGCCGAAAAAGGAAAGAATCTGGGCGAGCCCCATGGTTGTGGATTCCCGGATCGTGGAGCGCATGAGGCGTTTTGAGATTCAACCCGAGGATGAAGAGCGGGCACGCAGGATTGTCGTtccggaggaggaggttgagggtTGGATCAAGGGCAGCCTGAGGAGTGTGTGGAGATGGGGGGCTAGCTCGTGGGATAACAAGCCCAAGGGTCCTAATGTCGGAAACTTGGATGATGATTAA
- a CDS encoding NEFA-interacting nuclear protein NIP30 (similar to Metarhizium robertsii ARSEF 23 XP_007820074.1), translated as MSNRFVSGGTINPTDSSPDAKEAAPREQLAKNAEWEAVQAELENDRKRREAERLKAATGEERSLYDVLQANKAAKQAAFEEANKIRNQFRALDDDEVEFLDEVVAAKRKEEERVRRETEDGVKSFRERQRRTSGEGVVEEDKEEDWGVGRKRKRRDRDKEKGVVKKKVDDRVHTVEIEKSSEKEEPAVKVPEKKSALVDYGSDSDE; from the exons atgtcaaacCGCTTCGTATCAGGCGGAACAATTAACCCCACAGATTCGTCACCGGACGCAAAAGAAGCAGCGCCACGGGAGCAACTGGCCAAGAATGCGGAGTGGGAGGCCGTGCAGGCTGAGTTGGAGAATGATCGAAAGAGGAGAGAGGCGGAGAGGTTGAAGGCCGCGACGGGGGAGGAGAGGAGTTTATATGATGTTTTGCAGGCTAATAAAG CCGCAAAACAAGCTGCCTTTGAAGAGGCCAACAAGATACGCAACCAGTTCCGCGcactggacgacgatgaagtTGAGTTTCTAGACGAAGTAGTCGCTGCGAAGagaaaggaggaggagagggtGAGGAGAGAGACGGAAGATGGAGTGAAGTCATTTCGGGAAAGGCAAAGACGCACTAGTGGCGAGGGTGTCGTTGAAGAGGACAAAGAGGAAGATTGGGGCGtggggaggaagaggaagaggagggatagagacaaggagaagggggtggtgaagaagaaggttgatGACAGGGTGCACACTGTTGAAATTGAGAAGAGTTCAGAGAAAGAAGAGCCTGCTGTCAAGGTaccagagaagaagagcgcCCTGGTAGACTATGGCTCAGACAGCGATGAATAA
- a CDS encoding cyclin-like protein (Clg1) (similar to Metarhizium acridum CQMa 102 XP_007810524.1) translates to MPGGVCAVLDYEVDMMAEYVAEMAVRVVNSEGTVTSAFRKFVTQILTSTRLPSTTILLGMNYLAKRINAMKGQGPYKASEGQVWRYLTVSLLLGSKFLDDNTFQNRSWSEVSGIAVSELNSLEFDWVQAMGWRLYVNLDLSKDYQAWLENWREWQQMKKRQAVQANRERLASLVPAIDTELSRFSSNRQSPHSRYLQEQVAEYERYQSMKSQPQTYRSRDATWAHNPWNAPLTPPDSGYGTPEYVMSATSSNARYNEWFAQATAQYSNRYPQPPAHNSFYQHRQTPYNPHYSYNHGVWDHGVGECTCPNCVSPMKQTPYFMSHGYGQQVVG, encoded by the coding sequence ATGCCGGGTGGCGTATGTGCCGTCCTCGATTACGAGGTCGACATGATGGCTGAATATGTTGCCGAAATGGCAGTGCGTGTCGTCAACTCTGAGGGCACAGTCACATCCGCCTTTCGAAAATTTGTTACACAAATTCTCACCTCAACTAGACTTCCGAGCACCACGATTCTTTTGGGCATGAATTACCTCGCCAAGCGCATCAATGCAATGAAGGGGCAGGGTCCCTACAAGGCATCGGAAGGCCAAGTGTGGCGATATTTGACCGTCTCGCTCCTTTTGGGCAGCAAATTTCTCGACGACAACACGTTCCAGAATCGGTCATGGTCTGAGGTCAGCGGTATCGCTGTGTCCGAGTTGAACTCTTTGGAGTTTGACTGGGTCCAAGCCATGGGCTGGCGGCTCTACGTCAACCTGGACCTGAGCAAGGACTACCAGGCTTGGTTGGAAAACTGGCGCGAGTGgcagcagatgaagaagcgACAGGCAGTCCAGGCAAACCGCGAGAGACTTGCCTCCCTGGTACCTGCAATCGATACGGAGTTGTCAAGATTCAGTAGCAACCGCCAATCACCGCACTCGCGCTATCTGCAAGAGCAGGTTGCTGAATACGAGCGCTACCAGAGCATGAAGTCCCAGCCGCAGACATACCGGTCTCGCGATGCTACCTGGGCTCACAACCCGTGGAATGCTCCCTTGACGCCGCCTGACTCTGGCTATGGCACTCCAGAGTACGTCATGTCTGCCACGTCCAGCAACGCTCGGTATAATGAGTGGTTTGCTCAGGCCACCGCCCAGTACAGCAACCGGTACCCTCAACCACCCGCTCACAACTCCTTCTACCAGCACCGTCAAACACCATACAACCCCCACTATTCCTATAATCATGGCGTATGGGACCACGGTGTCGGTGAATGCACCTGCCCCAACTGTGTCAGTCCCATGAAGCAGACTCCCTACTTCATGTCTCACGGATATGGCCAACAGGTTGTTGGCTAA